The proteins below come from a single Crossiella sp. CA-258035 genomic window:
- a CDS encoding PH domain-containing protein — protein MNVASTPNTRDRLQLRLREPANQVSPQAKTWWALQSVIVWVFALIALVVTVLIWGVTIWWSLAAALVVIWAALDLVFVPRLRYRWNRWETTDQAVYTQTGWFSREWRIAPLSRVQTVDTERGPLQRALGLSTVTVTTASAAGALKIEGLDKDVAAALVDQLVAITEATPGDAT, from the coding sequence GTGAACGTGGCATCAACTCCGAACACCCGTGATCGCCTCCAGCTCCGGCTGCGCGAACCGGCCAACCAGGTCAGCCCGCAGGCCAAGACCTGGTGGGCACTGCAGAGCGTGATCGTGTGGGTGTTCGCCCTCATCGCGCTCGTGGTGACCGTCCTGATCTGGGGCGTGACCATCTGGTGGTCGCTGGCCGCGGCGCTGGTCGTCATCTGGGCGGCCCTCGACCTGGTCTTCGTGCCCCGGCTGCGGTACCGCTGGAACCGCTGGGAGACCACCGACCAGGCCGTCTACACCCAGACCGGCTGGTTCTCCAGGGAGTGGCGGATCGCGCCGCTGTCCAGGGTGCAGACCGTGGACACCGAGCGCGGGCCGCTGCAACGGGCGCTCGGCCTGTCCACGGTCACCGTGACCACCGCCTCGGCCGCGGGCGCGCTGAAGATCGAGGGGCTGGACAAGGACGTGGCCGCCGCGCTGGTCGACCAGCTGGTGGCGATCACCGAGGCCACCCCTGGTGACGCGACATGA
- a CDS encoding GNAT family N-acetyltransferase — MTETWGSLTVRRGTVRDADTMLALFDDAVRWLTERGRTGQWGTAPFSAIPQRVQQVRGWAEAGALRVAERDGLTLAMSSVGPAPAYVSPATEPELYVMGLVGRRAPDARGAGAALLADARDEAVRLGLKKVRVDCWAGGGGALVQYYVRAGFTPVESVQVEAWQGQVLELRVDQ, encoded by the coding sequence ATGACAGAGACCTGGGGGTCCCTGACCGTGCGGCGCGGCACGGTCAGGGACGCGGACACGATGCTGGCGCTCTTCGACGACGCGGTGCGCTGGCTGACCGAACGCGGCCGCACCGGTCAATGGGGCACCGCCCCCTTCTCCGCCATCCCGCAGCGCGTCCAGCAGGTCCGCGGCTGGGCCGAGGCCGGCGCGCTGCGGGTGGCCGAGCGGGACGGGCTGACCCTGGCGATGAGCTCGGTCGGCCCCGCGCCCGCCTACGTCTCCCCCGCCACCGAGCCCGAGCTGTACGTGATGGGCCTGGTCGGCCGCCGGGCCCCGGACGCCAGGGGCGCGGGGGCCGCGCTGCTGGCCGACGCGCGAGACGAGGCCGTCCGACTGGGGTTGAAGAAGGTTCGGGTGGACTGCTGGGCAGGCGGCGGTGGGGCACTGGTCCAGTACTACGTGCGGGCCGGGTTCACGCCGGTGGAATCGGTTCAGGTGGAGGCTTGGCAGGGCCAGGTTCTCGAGCTCCGGGTGGACCAATGA
- the orn gene encoding oligoribonuclease: MTDRLVWIDCEMTGLDLSKDALIEIAALVTDADLNILGDGVDIVIHAADEVLDSMPDIVRDMHARSGLTDEVRRSTVTLADAERQVLDYIKEYVPEVRSAPLAGNSIATDRGFIARDMHLLDAHLHYRMVDVSSIKELARRWYPKVYYGQPAKGLAHRALADIRESITELAYYRRTVFVPQPGPTTEQTLAAARALGTHRPKKAAD, encoded by the coding sequence GTGACAGACCGTCTAGTGTGGATCGACTGCGAGATGACCGGGCTGGACCTGAGCAAGGACGCCCTCATCGAGATTGCCGCTTTGGTCACCGACGCGGACCTCAACATCCTCGGTGACGGGGTGGACATCGTGATCCACGCCGCGGACGAGGTGCTCGACAGCATGCCGGACATCGTGCGCGACATGCACGCGCGCTCCGGCCTCACCGACGAGGTCCGCCGCTCCACGGTGACCCTGGCCGACGCCGAACGGCAGGTGCTGGACTACATCAAGGAGTACGTGCCCGAAGTGCGCTCCGCGCCGCTGGCCGGCAACTCCATCGCCACCGACCGCGGCTTCATCGCCAGGGACATGCACCTGCTCGACGCCCACCTGCACTACCGCATGGTCGACGTCTCCAGCATCAAGGAGCTCGCCCGCCGCTGGTACCCCAAGGTCTACTACGGCCAGCCGGCCAAGGGCCTGGCCCACCGAGCCCTCGCCGACATCCGCGAGTCGATCACCGAACTCGCCTACTACCGCCGCACCGTCTTCGTCCCCCAGCCCGGCCCCACCACCGAACAGACCCTCGCCGCCGCCCGCGCCCTCGGCACCCACCGCCCCAAGAAGGCAGCCGATTAG
- a CDS encoding PH domain-containing protein, with protein MSHEARPSEVDGFPVAPEAPDAVRVEQDWQRLHKRTVVVAPLSQIASLLGIAFLLLVVRGFSGLRPWEMGIGIAAAVALIVLGVLRWYTTRYRITATHVELHTGLVFRKERSVARDRLRTVDATADIFHRIFGLSVVKIGTGRQDQGTEDELSLDAIDNAEAERLRALLLRRLPAPVASTEALPPVRADGTVADAVATDQETGRPERVLSQLDPKWLRYAPFTLFGLIAVGALGAAGAWLARTLDIDLRHLPVLEALLSWVRHTPIALVVAVALGVLLVLAVIGSLVVYVLSYWNYKLTRREDGTLHVNYGLLTLRSVTIEENRVKGVELHEQLLLRQVGAATVKAVATGLGTGEDSGMLLPPAPVTEAHRVTAEVLEVEPAPTRTPLRRHPRAALRRLLLWDFIVLPLIIGTLAVLAWQDVLPTWPWVAALALIPIVLLISWDEYRNLGHALTEKYLISRSGSVVRTTVVLQRTGIIGWKIRQSLLQRRVGLLTVGATSATGAGLYEVQYVDQTDGLALAEDAVPELLTPFLERG; from the coding sequence ATGAGCCACGAGGCACGTCCGTCCGAAGTGGACGGTTTCCCGGTCGCGCCGGAGGCCCCGGACGCGGTGCGGGTGGAGCAGGACTGGCAGCGACTGCACAAGCGCACCGTCGTGGTCGCCCCGCTCTCACAGATCGCGAGCCTGCTCGGCATCGCCTTCCTGCTGCTGGTGGTGCGCGGGTTCTCCGGGCTGCGGCCGTGGGAGATGGGCATCGGCATCGCGGCCGCGGTGGCGCTGATCGTCCTCGGCGTGCTGCGCTGGTACACCACCCGCTACCGGATCACCGCCACGCACGTGGAGCTGCACACCGGCCTGGTCTTCCGCAAGGAGCGCTCGGTGGCGCGGGACCGGCTGCGCACCGTGGACGCCACCGCGGACATCTTCCACCGGATCTTCGGCCTGTCCGTGGTCAAGATCGGCACCGGCCGCCAGGACCAGGGCACCGAGGACGAGCTGTCCCTGGACGCCATCGACAACGCCGAGGCCGAACGGCTGCGCGCGCTGCTGCTGCGCAGGCTGCCCGCGCCGGTGGCCAGCACCGAGGCGCTGCCGCCGGTGCGCGCGGACGGCACCGTGGCCGACGCGGTGGCGACCGACCAGGAGACCGGCCGGCCCGAGCGGGTGCTCTCCCAGCTGGACCCGAAGTGGCTGCGCTACGCGCCGTTCACCCTGTTCGGCCTGATCGCGGTCGGCGCGCTGGGCGCGGCAGGCGCCTGGCTGGCCCGCACCCTGGACATCGACCTGCGGCACCTGCCGGTGCTGGAAGCCCTGCTGAGCTGGGTCCGGCACACCCCGATCGCGCTGGTCGTCGCGGTCGCGCTGGGCGTGCTGCTGGTGCTGGCGGTGATCGGCTCGCTGGTCGTCTACGTGCTCTCCTACTGGAACTACAAGCTCACCCGCCGCGAGGACGGCACCCTGCACGTGAACTACGGCCTGCTCACCCTGCGCTCGGTGACCATCGAGGAGAACCGGGTCAAGGGCGTGGAGCTGCACGAGCAGCTGCTGCTCCGCCAGGTCGGGGCGGCCACGGTGAAGGCGGTGGCCACCGGCCTGGGCACCGGGGAGGACAGCGGCATGCTGCTGCCGCCCGCGCCGGTCACCGAGGCGCACCGGGTGACCGCCGAGGTGCTCGAGGTCGAGCCCGCGCCCACCCGGACCCCGCTGCGCAGGCACCCCCGGGCGGCGCTGCGGCGGTTGCTGCTGTGGGACTTCATCGTGCTGCCGCTGATCATCGGCACCCTGGCCGTGCTGGCCTGGCAGGACGTGCTGCCGACGTGGCCGTGGGTGGCCGCGCTGGCGCTGATCCCGATCGTGCTGCTGATCAGCTGGGACGAGTACCGCAACCTCGGCCACGCGCTGACGGAGAAGTACCTCATCAGCCGCTCCGGTTCGGTGGTGCGCACCACAGTGGTGCTGCAACGCACCGGGATCATCGGCTGGAAGATCCGGCAGAGCCTGCTGCAACGGCGGGTGGGCCTGCTCACCGTGGGCGCGACCAGCGCCACCGGGGCCGGGCTGTACGAGGTGCAGTACGTGGACCAGACCGACGGGCTGGCGCTGGCCGAGGACGCGGTGCCGGAGCTGCTGACCCCGTTCCTGGAACGCGGTTAG
- a CDS encoding AMP-binding protein — MTTVVATARRLLGQCGTSLLGLLVLARTGIVMPVRPDRLYQMARALRRWSLTLPGGYAVGAHRHPDAPAIIDELGTLTWAEVDTRSTRLAHGLAGLGLVTGDKLAVLCRNHRGLVESMVAAGKLGVHLVLLNTGASAAQIGAVLKEEGISLVVADAEFRPLLAKAPRGVRRVTAWPDEKTRSETIESLIESSPATELPVPSAHGRVIVLTSGTTGTPKGARRPEVHGLFSAATLLSRIPLRYGQRLLVAAPMFHTWGLAALQLGLLLGCPLVLQRRFDPESTVEALEKEQCAVLFAVPVMLQRILELPPEVLRKYHPAQLKIVASSGSALPGALAVEFQRQFGPVLYNLYGSTEVSWVSVATPAELTSAPATAGKPPLGTRLAILDESGDPVPQGGTGRIFVANGLLFDGYTNGKSKEVRDGMMCTGDVGYLDPAGRLFVAGRDDDMIVSGGENVYPREVEDLLARQPQVREAAVLGVPDREFGQRLAAYVVLDEQAELDADAVRELVKANLARHCVPRDVVFLEALPRNATGKVLKRELPRPS; from the coding sequence GTGACCACCGTGGTCGCCACCGCCCGCCGACTACTCGGTCAATGCGGCACCAGCCTGCTCGGCCTGCTGGTGCTGGCCCGCACCGGAATCGTCATGCCGGTCCGCCCCGACCGGCTCTACCAGATGGCCCGCGCGCTGCGCCGCTGGTCGCTGACCCTGCCCGGCGGCTACGCGGTCGGCGCCCACCGCCACCCGGACGCCCCCGCGATCATCGACGAGCTGGGCACGCTGACCTGGGCCGAGGTGGACACCCGCAGCACCAGGCTGGCGCACGGCCTGGCCGGGCTCGGCCTGGTCACCGGCGACAAGCTGGCCGTGCTCTGCCGCAACCACCGCGGCCTGGTCGAGTCCATGGTCGCCGCCGGCAAGCTCGGCGTGCACCTGGTGCTGCTCAACACCGGCGCGTCCGCGGCCCAGATCGGCGCGGTGCTCAAGGAGGAGGGCATCAGCCTGGTGGTGGCCGACGCGGAGTTCCGCCCGCTGCTGGCCAAGGCCCCGCGCGGGGTGCGCCGGGTGACCGCCTGGCCGGATGAGAAGACCCGCAGCGAGACCATCGAGTCGCTGATCGAGTCCTCCCCCGCCACCGAGCTGCCGGTGCCCTCGGCGCACGGCCGGGTCATCGTGCTCACCTCGGGCACCACCGGCACGCCCAAGGGCGCGCGCAGGCCCGAAGTGCACGGCCTGTTCTCCGCAGCCACCCTGCTGTCCCGGATCCCGCTGCGCTACGGGCAGCGGCTGCTGGTGGCCGCGCCCATGTTCCACACCTGGGGCCTGGCCGCCCTGCAACTCGGCCTGCTGCTGGGCTGTCCGCTGGTGCTGCAACGCCGGTTCGACCCGGAGTCCACAGTGGAGGCCCTGGAGAAGGAGCAGTGCGCGGTGCTGTTCGCGGTTCCGGTGATGCTGCAACGCATCCTGGAGCTGCCGCCGGAGGTGCTGCGCAAGTACCACCCGGCACAGCTGAAGATCGTCGCCTCCAGCGGCTCCGCGCTGCCCGGCGCGCTCGCGGTGGAGTTCCAGCGCCAGTTCGGGCCGGTGCTCTACAACCTCTACGGCTCCACCGAGGTCTCCTGGGTCAGCGTGGCCACCCCGGCCGAGCTGACCTCCGCCCCTGCCACCGCGGGCAAACCGCCACTGGGCACCCGGCTGGCCATCCTGGACGAGTCGGGCGACCCGGTGCCGCAAGGGGGCACCGGACGGATCTTCGTGGCCAACGGGCTGCTCTTCGACGGCTACACCAACGGCAAGTCCAAAGAGGTCCGCGACGGCATGATGTGCACCGGCGACGTCGGCTACCTGGACCCGGCAGGCCGGTTGTTCGTCGCGGGCCGGGACGACGACATGATCGTCTCCGGCGGCGAGAACGTGTACCCGCGCGAGGTGGAGGACCTGCTGGCCCGGCAGCCGCAGGTGCGCGAGGCGGCCGTGCTTGGCGTGCCGGACCGCGAGTTCGGCCAGCGGCTGGCCGCCTACGTGGTGCTCGACGAACAGGCCGAGCTGGACGCCGATGCGGTGCGCGAGCTGGTCAAGGCCAACCTGGCCCGGCACTGCGTGCCACGGGACGTGGTGTTCCTGGAAGCCTTGCCGCGCAACGCCACCGGCAAGGTGCTCAAGCGCGAGCTGCCCCGCCCGAGCTGA
- a CDS encoding helicase HerA-like domain-containing protein, with protein MAEQAHEIAAGYASDGAALELGAVVIGDAATPEARVRLPLATLNRHGLVAGATGTGKTKTLQLIAEQLSAAGVPVLMADIKGDLSGLARPGENSEKLKQRATELADDWQPTACPVQFLSLGSTGLGVPVRATITGFGPLLLSKVLGLNETQESTLGLIFHWADSQGLALLDIKDLRSVIQHLTSEEGKADLSGIGGVSSSTAGVILRALVNLESQGGDTFFGEPELDVADLMRETDGRAVINLLEVGDLQTKPALFSTFLMWLLAELFEHLPEEGDLDKPKLVFFFDEAHLLFDGASKAFVERITQTVKLIRSKGVGVFFCTQLPTDLPNPVLSQLGARIQHALRAFTPEDAKALAQTVKTYPRTPHYDLGEALTSLGIGEAIVTVLSERGAPTPVAWTRLRPPRSLMDTIGPEAIGQAARDSELHARYAESIDRESAYEKLTAKVSGAEAEQSGEEPQAKAEPGLVEQVLGNSAVKSFLRSAASALGREITRGVFGTARRRR; from the coding sequence ATGGCCGAGCAGGCACACGAGATCGCCGCCGGGTACGCCTCGGACGGCGCCGCGCTGGAGCTGGGCGCGGTGGTCATCGGCGACGCCGCGACCCCGGAGGCCCGCGTCCGCCTGCCGCTGGCCACCTTGAACCGGCACGGCCTGGTCGCGGGGGCGACCGGCACCGGCAAGACCAAGACCCTCCAACTGATCGCCGAGCAGCTCTCCGCGGCCGGCGTCCCGGTCCTGATGGCCGACATCAAAGGCGACCTTTCCGGCCTCGCCCGACCCGGCGAGAACAGCGAAAAGCTGAAGCAACGCGCCACCGAACTGGCCGACGACTGGCAACCCACCGCCTGCCCGGTCCAGTTCCTCTCCCTCGGCTCCACCGGCCTCGGCGTCCCGGTGCGGGCCACCATCACCGGCTTCGGCCCGCTCCTGCTGAGCAAGGTCCTCGGCCTCAACGAGACCCAGGAGTCCACCCTCGGTCTGATCTTCCACTGGGCCGACTCGCAGGGCCTGGCCCTGCTCGACATCAAGGACCTGCGCTCGGTCATCCAGCACCTGACCAGCGAGGAGGGCAAAGCCGACCTCTCCGGCATCGGCGGCGTCTCCAGCTCCACCGCGGGCGTGATCCTGCGCGCACTGGTCAACCTGGAGTCCCAGGGCGGCGACACCTTCTTCGGCGAACCCGAGCTGGACGTCGCCGACCTGATGCGCGAAACCGACGGCCGGGCCGTGATCAACCTCCTGGAAGTGGGCGACCTCCAGACCAAACCGGCCCTGTTCTCCACCTTCCTCATGTGGCTGCTCGCCGAGCTGTTCGAGCACCTGCCGGAAGAGGGTGACCTGGACAAACCCAAGCTGGTGTTCTTCTTCGACGAGGCGCACCTGCTCTTCGACGGCGCGTCCAAGGCGTTCGTGGAGCGGATCACCCAGACGGTGAAGCTGATCCGGTCCAAGGGCGTCGGGGTGTTCTTCTGCACCCAGCTGCCCACCGACCTGCCGAACCCGGTGCTCTCCCAGCTCGGCGCGCGCATCCAGCACGCCCTGCGCGCCTTCACCCCGGAGGACGCCAAGGCCCTCGCGCAGACCGTGAAGACCTACCCGCGCACCCCGCACTACGACCTGGGCGAGGCGCTGACCTCGCTGGGCATCGGCGAGGCAATCGTCACCGTGCTCTCCGAGCGCGGCGCGCCGACCCCGGTGGCCTGGACCCGGCTGCGCCCGCCGCGTTCGCTGATGGACACCATCGGCCCCGAGGCGATCGGCCAGGCGGCCAGGGACAGCGAGCTGCACGCCCGCTACGCCGAGTCCATCGACCGCGAGTCCGCCTACGAGAAGCTCACCGCGAAGGTCTCCGGCGCCGAAGCCGAGCAGTCAGGGGAGGAACCGCAGGCGAAGGCCGAGCCCGGCCTGGTCGAGCAGGTGCTCGGCAACTCCGCGGTGAAGTCCTTCCTGCGCTCCGCGGCCAGCGCGCTGGGCCGGGAGATCACCAGGGGCGTGTTCGGCACCGCCCGGCGCCGTCGCTAA
- a CDS encoding Ig-like domain-containing protein: MVVFGSPAVRRTPRALLVATLGLAAVLVAGCTGNAPAETQPKQAADTSAAAAAKLPINLALTPADAAGNVAPGEPVTVAATNGALGEVSLVNAEGKQVAGEFTPDRTKWTSTEALGYDKKYTLTAAGKGTDGKDATAKSAFSTVKPGKQIAINVFNPKHGETVGVGMPLQFGFSSPPPDKKAAERAIQITTEPKAEGAFYWFSDKEVRWRPQHYWKPGTKIKVNAAIYGKSLGGNTFGMEDRKADVTVGDEFIAEADGKSHQMIIKVNGQVVKEMPISMGRPAFPSNNGTHVVTERHASKLMDSTTYGLSLDQGGYKTPVKWATRISNGGIFIHGAPWSVRDQGRRNVSHGCLNASLDNAKWFYDNAKKGDIVVVTNTGGPNLQPWDGFGDWQIPWEEWLKGGKK; the protein is encoded by the coding sequence ATGGTGGTGTTCGGTAGCCCCGCGGTGCGCCGCACGCCTCGCGCGCTGCTGGTGGCGACGCTGGGCTTGGCAGCCGTGCTGGTTGCTGGTTGCACGGGCAACGCGCCCGCGGAGACGCAGCCGAAGCAGGCGGCCGACACCTCTGCGGCGGCCGCGGCCAAGCTGCCGATCAACCTCGCGCTCACGCCCGCGGACGCGGCGGGCAACGTCGCGCCGGGTGAGCCGGTGACGGTGGCGGCCACCAACGGCGCGCTCGGCGAGGTCTCGCTGGTCAACGCCGAGGGCAAGCAGGTCGCGGGCGAGTTCACGCCCGACAGGACCAAGTGGACCTCCACTGAGGCGCTGGGCTACGACAAGAAGTACACGCTGACCGCCGCGGGCAAGGGCACCGACGGCAAGGACGCCACCGCCAAGTCGGCGTTCAGCACGGTGAAGCCCGGCAAGCAGATCGCCATCAACGTGTTCAACCCGAAGCACGGCGAGACCGTCGGCGTCGGCATGCCGCTGCAGTTCGGCTTCTCCAGCCCGCCGCCGGACAAGAAGGCGGCCGAGCGCGCGATCCAGATCACCACCGAGCCCAAGGCCGAGGGCGCCTTCTACTGGTTCTCCGACAAGGAGGTCCGGTGGCGCCCGCAGCACTACTGGAAGCCCGGCACCAAGATCAAGGTGAACGCGGCCATCTACGGCAAGAGCCTGGGCGGCAACACCTTCGGCATGGAGGACCGCAAGGCTGACGTCACTGTCGGCGACGAGTTCATCGCCGAGGCCGACGGCAAGTCGCACCAGATGATCATCAAGGTGAACGGCCAGGTCGTGAAGGAGATGCCCATCTCGATGGGCCGCCCCGCCTTCCCCTCCAACAACGGCACCCACGTCGTCACCGAACGTCACGCCAGCAAGCTGATGGACTCCACCACCTACGGCCTCTCCCTGGACCAGGGCGGCTACAAAACCCCCGTCAAGTGGGCCACCCGCATCAGCAACGGCGGCATCTTCATCCACGGCGCCCCCTGGTCAGTCCGAGACCAAGGCCGCCGCAACGTGAGCCACGGCTGCCTCAACGCCTCGCTCGACAACGCCAAGTGGTTCTACGACAACGCCAAAAAGGGCGACATCGTAGTAGTCACCAACACCGGCGGCCCCAATCTCCAGCCCTGGGACGGCTTCGGCGACTGGCAGATCCCCTGGGAAGAGTGGCTCAAGGGCGGCAAGAAGTAA
- a CDS encoding SDR family oxidoreductase — MSTYFVTGATGFLGSALVERLLGRETCDRVYVLVRPASQDKLDRIAARWPRRELVMPVLGDLAEDGLGLSDMDRRRLAGGIDHLLHLGAVYDLTATEEHNSAVNVDGTQRVVDLAAELGVSWLHHVSSVAVAGEHRGVFTEQDFDLGQRFASPYHATKFAAEQIVRSQHAVPWRIYRPAVVVGDSRTGEIDKVDGPYFFFPTFARLAKLPSRLPLVGADLGATNVVPVDYVVGAIDHLAHAAHPPGRTFHLTSPRPQPITEVYNAFAAVAGAPTMAFSLPGPLSAPLRALSDRGLRALSRAAERVPGAKLLFERLGVPAEALPHLTLTATFDSTATQGALAGSGLRVPELREYADTLWRYWRDHLDPDRARRPRSGGALGGRTVMITGASSGIGRATALAVARHGGIPLLVARRAEELAQVREEITSAGGTAFTYPCDLTDTEAVRAMLKDVLAQHEAVDMLVNNAGRSIRRSLLRSTDRQHDFERTMAINYHAPVRLILGLLPHMTARRFGHVVNISTQGTQVGTPRFAAYLASKAALDAFTRVASAEAHGNGITFTTVHMPLVRTPMIEPTKVYRRLPAASPEQAANLVLKALIKRPTRISLPVGTLGAASYAIAPKAVDRVMNVIYRLGAV, encoded by the coding sequence GTGAGCACCTACTTCGTGACCGGGGCTACCGGGTTCCTTGGCAGTGCGCTGGTCGAGCGGCTACTCGGCCGTGAGACCTGCGACCGGGTATATGTGCTGGTCAGACCGGCCTCACAGGACAAGCTCGACCGGATCGCGGCCCGCTGGCCGCGGCGGGAGCTGGTCATGCCGGTGCTCGGCGACCTGGCCGAGGACGGGCTGGGCCTCAGCGACATGGACCGCAGGCGGCTGGCCGGCGGGATCGACCACCTGCTGCACCTGGGCGCGGTCTACGACCTCACCGCCACCGAGGAGCACAACAGCGCGGTCAACGTGGACGGCACCCAGCGCGTGGTCGACCTGGCCGCCGAGCTCGGCGTGTCCTGGCTGCACCACGTGTCCTCGGTGGCCGTGGCCGGCGAGCACCGCGGCGTGTTCACCGAGCAGGACTTCGACCTGGGCCAGCGGTTCGCCTCGCCGTACCACGCGACCAAGTTCGCCGCCGAGCAGATCGTGCGCTCCCAGCACGCGGTGCCGTGGCGGATCTACCGGCCCGCGGTGGTGGTCGGCGACTCCCGGACCGGCGAGATCGACAAGGTGGACGGGCCGTACTTCTTCTTCCCCACCTTCGCCCGGCTGGCCAAGCTGCCCAGCCGGTTGCCGCTGGTCGGCGCGGACCTGGGCGCGACCAACGTGGTGCCGGTGGACTACGTGGTCGGGGCCATCGACCACCTCGCGCACGCCGCGCACCCGCCCGGCCGGACCTTCCACCTGACCTCGCCGCGCCCGCAGCCGATCACCGAGGTCTACAACGCCTTCGCCGCGGTCGCGGGCGCGCCAACGATGGCGTTCTCGCTGCCCGGTCCGCTCTCCGCGCCGCTGCGCGCGCTCAGCGACCGGGGCCTGCGCGCGCTCAGCCGCGCCGCCGAACGGGTCCCCGGCGCGAAGCTGCTGTTCGAGCGGCTCGGCGTGCCCGCGGAGGCACTGCCGCACCTGACCCTGACCGCCACCTTCGACAGCACCGCCACCCAGGGCGCGCTGGCCGGCAGCGGCCTGCGGGTGCCCGAGCTCCGCGAGTACGCGGACACGCTCTGGCGGTACTGGCGTGACCACCTCGACCCGGACCGGGCCCGCCGTCCCCGGTCCGGGGGCGCGCTCGGCGGGCGCACCGTGATGATCACCGGCGCCTCCTCCGGCATCGGCCGGGCCACCGCGCTCGCGGTCGCCCGGCACGGCGGCATCCCGCTGCTGGTGGCCCGGCGCGCGGAGGAGCTGGCCCAGGTGCGCGAGGAGATCACCTCGGCCGGGGGCACCGCGTTCACCTACCCCTGCGACCTCACCGACACCGAGGCGGTGCGGGCCATGCTCAAGGACGTGCTCGCCCAGCACGAGGCGGTGGACATGCTGGTCAACAACGCCGGGCGGTCGATCCGCCGCTCACTGCTGCGCTCCACCGACCGGCAGCACGACTTCGAGCGGACCATGGCGATCAACTACCACGCCCCGGTCCGGCTCATCCTCGGCCTGCTGCCGCACATGACCGCGCGCCGGTTCGGCCACGTCGTCAACATCTCCACCCAGGGCACCCAGGTCGGCACCCCGCGCTTCGCCGCCTACCTGGCCTCCAAGGCCGCGCTGGACGCCTTCACCAGGGTGGCCAGCGCGGAGGCGCACGGCAACGGGATCACCTTCACCACCGTGCACATGCCGCTGGTGCGCACGCCCATGATCGAACCGACCAAGGTCTACCGGCGGCTGCCAGCGGCCTCCCCGGAACAGGCCGCCAACCTCGTGCTGAAAGCGCTGATCAAGCGGCCCACCAGGATCTCGCTGCCGGTGGGCACGCTCGGCGCTGCCTCCTACGCCATTGCCCCCAAGGCGGTGGACCGGGTGATGAACGTGATCTATCGCCTGGGCGCCGTCTGA